The following are encoded together in the Microtus pennsylvanicus isolate mMicPen1 chromosome 8, mMicPen1.hap1, whole genome shotgun sequence genome:
- the Rimklb gene encoding beta-citrylglutamate synthase B → MCSSVTAKLWFLTDRRIREDYPQKEILRALKAKCCEEELDFRAVVMDEVVLTVEQGNLGLRINGELISAYPQVVVVRVPTPWVQSDSDITVLRHLEKMGCRLMNRPQAILNCVNKFWTFQELAGHGVPLPDTFSYGGHEDFAKMIDEAEVLEFPMVVKNTRGHRGKAVFLARDKHHLADLSHLIRHEAPYLFQKYIKESHGKDVRVIVVGGRVVGTMLRCSTDGRMQSNCSLGGVGMMCSLSEQGKQLAIQVSNILGMDVCGIDLLMKDDGSFCVCEANANVGFIAFDKACNLDVAGIIADYAASLLPAGRLTRRMSLLSVVSTASETSEPELGPPASTAVDNMSASSSSVDSDPESTTERELLTKLPGGLFNMNQLLANEIKLLVE, encoded by the exons ATGTGTAGCTCCGTGACTGCCAAGCTGTGGTTTTTGACAGATCGACGGATCAGAGAAGACTATCCACAGAAAGAGATCTTACGGGCTCTGAAGGCCAAATGTTGTGAGGAGGAACTGGACTTCAGGGCTGTAGTGATGGACGAGGTGGTGCTGACAGTTGAGCAAGGAAATCTGG GTCTCCGGATCAATGGAGAGCTCATCTCTGCCTACCCACAGGTGGTGGTAGTGAGAGTTCCGACCCCATGGGTGCAGAGTGATAGTGATATCACTGTTTTGCGCCACCTAGAGAAGATGGGGTGCCGACTGATGAACCGACCTCAAGCTATCCTGAACTGTGTTAATAAATTCTGGACATTTCAAGAGTTAGCTGGCCATGGTGTACCTCTGCCAGACACTTTTTCTTATG GTGGCCATGAAGACTTTGCTAAAATGATTGATGAAGCAGAAGTCCTGGAGTTTCCAATGGTAGTGAAGAACACACGCGGTCATAGAG GTAAAGCTGTTTTTTTGGCACGAGATAAACACCATTTAGCTGATCTAAGCCATCTTATTCGGCATGAAGCTCCATATCTATTTcagaaatacattaaggagtctCATGGAAAGGATGTACGAGTCATTGTTGTGGGAGGCCGCGTCGTTGGCACCATGTTACGTTGTTCGACAGATGGAAGGATGCAAAGCAATTGTTCTCTAG GTGGTGTGGGGATGATGTGCTCATTGAGTGAACAAGGGAAGCAGCTCGCTATCCAGGTGTCTAATATCCTGGGGATGGATGTCTGTGGCATTGACCTATTGATGAAAGATGACGGCTCCTTCTGTGTCTGCGAGGCCAATGCAAATGTAGGTTTCATCGCCTTTGATAAGGCTTGTAATCTAGATGTAGCTGGTATCATAGCAGACTATGCTGCCTCCCTTCTGCCCGCTGGCCGGCTCACCCGGCGCATGTCCCTGCTCTCTGTGGTGTCCACGGCCAGTGAGACTAGTGAGCCGGAGCTCGGTCCCCCTGCCAGCACTGCTGTCGACAACATGAGCGCAAGTTCCAGCTCTGTCGATAGTGACCCTGAAAGCACCACCGAGCGAGAGCTGCTCACCAAGCTCCCAGGGGGGCTGTTCAACATGAACCAGCTGCTAGCCAATGAAATCAAACTCCTGGTGGAGTGA